A single Cryptococcus neoformans var. grubii H99 chromosome 7, complete sequence DNA region contains:
- a CDS encoding Atypical/ABC1 protein kinase has product MMLPRLPRQTVPANGLAVAGGGRLFPFRPGASFPRVSSTSTRQVPGQEKSKFTIWARRMAILGAGGGVVYVYDKEVNASALTRSLRTGYIGILCTLDYKINFAPSKADEIEALHTRVANRLRWVIDINQGLYLKLGQALGLQAALLPKPYREAFGHVFDRAPAVSYDEVVGVFMKDLGVRPEDIFQEFSRDPLASASVAQVHKAVLKPGVGDERPGKVVAVKVQKPAIAKQMEWDLFSYRSLMWLSEKLFDMPMYFVAKYVSNQMRFETSFIHEASNARRCAEFLERTTELRGDVYVPRVYGKDEGCQESDRVMVMEWVDGCRLNDKEQLEDWGLNLREVMDLAISTMSAMTFSWGFVHCDPHPGNILVRPHPTKKGKPQIVLIDHGLYIELPQQFREDYCRLWRSLFVIDIPTIESIAKKWGIALDPNLFASAILLRPFQVRKDKARPKNDSKPTEEDKYQQQVELKRRLKTMLENEQLIPRELIFLSRCQRMMQANNQILGSPSSRINLTAKWASIGYTRSLTNSRSLHNVGLTMWLRDRWDAFVFRFTLSIVNIAFWLTTLKQKLIPREKGSWEDRIQAQFEAMAKEEFGIEIDDQVFLG; this is encoded by the exons ATGATGTTACCTAGACTGCCACGCCAAACAGTACCTGCAAACGGCTTGGCCGTTGCCGGAGGAGGGCGATTGTTCCCTTTTAGACCTGGAGCCAGCTTTCCTCGGGTATCTTCTACTTCGACACGCCAAGTACCTGGACAGGAGAAATCAAAATTTACCATATGGGCTAGGAGAATGGCTATTTTaggagctggaggaggtgtGGTTTATGTTTACGATAAGGAGGTAAACGCAAGTGCTCTGACCAGGAGTTTGAGGACTGGTTATATCGG TATTTTGTGCACACTAGACT ATAAAATCAATTTTGCCCCCTCCAAAGCAGATGAGATAGAAGCGCTTCATACACGGGTGGCTAATCGTTTAAGATGGGTCATTGATATTAATCAAGGACTTTATCTGAAACTTGGTCAAGCGCTTGGATTGCAAGcggctcttcttcccaaaccTTACCGAGAAGCCTTTGGCCATGTTTTCGATCGAGCGCCCGCAGTGTCGTATGACGAGGTTGTAGGGGTATTCATGAAAGATTTGGGCGTCAGACCCGAAGATATCTTTCAAGAATTCTCAAGGGATCCTCTCGCTTCAGCATCAGTGGCTCAAGTTCATAAAGCAGTACTGAAACCTGGGGTGGGAGATGAAAGACCAGGAAAGGTGGTGGCGGTTAAGGTGCAAAAGCCAGCCATCGCGAAGCAAATGGAATGGGATCTGTTTAGCTACAG ATCGCTCATGTGGTTGTCGGAGAAGCTGTTTGATATGCCCA TGTATTTCGT GGCTAAATATGTCTCCAACCAGATGCGTTTTGAGACCTCCTTTATCCACGAAGCTTCTAACGCTAGGCGATGTGCCGAGTTTCTGGAACGTACTACGGAGCTCAGGGGCGATGTATATGTTCCTCGGGTATACGGGAAAGATGAGGGCTGCCAGGAAAGTGATCGTGTGATGGTTATGGAGTGGGTCGACGGATGCCG TTTGAACGATAAGGAGCAGCTTGAAGACTGGGGCCTAAATCTTCGCGAAGTAATGGATTTAGCCATATCGACAATGTCGGCTATGACTTTTTCGTGGGGATTCGTTCATTGTGACCCCCATCCAGGAAATATCCTGGTACGACCTCATCCTACCAAGAAAGGGAAACCGCAAATA GTTTTGATAGATCATGGACTGTACATTGAGCTGCCCCAGCAGTTCCGTGAGGACTATTGCAGATTATGGAGGTCCCTTTTCGTCATTGATATCCCTACAATAGAAAGTATCGCGAAGAAATGGGGTATCGCCCTCGATCCCAACTT GTTCGCCTCTgctattcttcttcgaccttTCCAAGTGCGCAAAGACAAGGCAAGACCTAAAAATGATTCGAAACCCACGGAAGAGGACAAGTATCAACAACAGGTAGAACTGAAGCGAAGACTGAAAACAATGTTAGAGAATGAGCAATTGATACCAAGA GAGTTAATTTTCTTATCTCGCTGCCAGAGAATGATGCAGGCCAATAACCAAATACTCGgctccccttcctcacgAATCAATCTCACCGCTAAGTGGGCATCTATAGGCTATACTCGTTCCCTCACCAACTCGCGTTCGTTGCATAACGTCGGTTTGACAATGTGGTTGCGCGATAGATGGGATGCGTTTGTCTTTAGGTTTACTTTGAGTATCGTGAATATAGCGTTCTGGTTGACAACCTTGAAGCAGA AACTTATCCCacgagaaaaaggaagctgGGAAGATAGAATACAGGCGCAGTTTGAGGCAATggcaaaggaagagttTGGAATAGAAATTGACGATCAAGTCTTCTTGGGCTAA
- a CDS encoding small subunit ribosomal protein S15 — MAEFTTQEEAAAKKASRSFKKYQYRGVELENLLDLSNEEFINLVHARARRRFQRGLKRRPMGLIKKLRKAKTEAGPNEKPAMVKTHLRDMIIVPEMIGSVVGVYNGKTFTTVEVKPEMTGHYLGEFSITYKPVGHSRGANMKDSRFVPLK; from the exons ATG GCTGAGTTCACTACTCAAGAGGAAGCCGCTGCCAAGAAGGCCTCCAGGTCTTTCAAGAAGTACCAATACAGGGGTGTCGAGCTTGAGAACCTCCTCGACCTTTCCAACGAGGAGTTCATCAAC CTCGTCCACGCCCGTGCCCGAAGGAGGTTCCAGCGAGGTCTTAAGCGACGACCCATGGGTCTCATCAAGAAGCTCCGAAAGGCCAAGACTGAGGCCGGCCCCAACGAGAAGCCTGCTATGGTTAAGACCCACCTCCGAGACATGATCATCGTGCCCGAGATGATTGGTTCCGTTGTTGGTGTCTAC AACGGCAAGACCTTCACCACCGTCGAGGTTAAGCCTGAGATGACTGGCCACTACCTCGGTGAATTCTCCATCACTTACAAGCCTGTCGGTCACTCTCGAGGTGCCAACATGAAGGACTCTCGATT CGTTCCCCTCAAGTAA